GGGCCACAGTCCTGGTCTCCGACGCCGACTCCGGGCTGTGCTCTCTGCTGAGACCCAAGTGTCCACCCGGGGATCCCGGCGCCCGGAAAGCACCACCGAGTCTCAGGCGCGCCCAGGGCGCACGGGACCAGGACGCTCCGAGGAGACTTCCGCCGGTGCAGGGAGCCTGCGAGGACACCCCAAGCCGCCTCCAGGGACGGGGACGGAGCGAGCCCTGCCCTAAGCGCCCCGGGAAGGGAGCGAGGTACGGGGGGCCGCCCCACCCGTCGGACCACCCAGCgcgccgcctcctcctccctcccctccgcgGCGGTCAGAGGGTCACCCAGACGCCCCGCACCGCTCCCCTCGGCCGCTTTACCGGTGGCTGGGGCCTCCCCCGCGCCGGGATTGGATGCGAGAGGACGGGGTGGGGGCAGGCGGGGGACCCCAGGAGCCCAGGTTCCCGCTCCGGCGGAGAGAAGCCCGCAGTGCAGTCGCTGCTGGGCCGCGTGGAGAGGGCTCTGCGCGAAGCCGGCGGGCGGCGCGGAGGAGGCGGCAGCTGCAGCTGGGGTCCCCAGCAAGCGCCGGGCGCGCCAGGATGTTTGACAGCTCGCAGTATCCCTACAACTGCTTCAATTACGACGCCGACGGCTGCCCCGCCGGCAGCTCCGACGAAGACAAGAGGCTCACGCGGCCCGCTTACAGGTGACTCCGGGGGTGgcggtgggggttgggggacagtGACCCCCCCTGCAGGGGTCCCAGGTGGCCGGGACCTGCCTGGGACGAAGGAAGGGCGGGGGAGCTTTCTTCTCTCGGGCGGAGCTCAGAGAAAGGACGCATTTGTTCCTACTTTGGAGAGAGCCAGGGAAGGTTCTTGGCCTCCCGGGGAGGGGCCTCCCCAGCCCGGGGAAGAGCTTCTGGGGTCTGGGTGGCGCCGGGGACCGCGAGGTGCGGGGAACACTTTTCCCAACACCGCCTCGCTCCTCCGCCTCTGCGCCCCATGGCGTCCTGCGGGATGGGGGGAAGGACGGGGGTGGCTGCCCCCGCGGGGCCGCCGCCTGACCCCCAGGCTCCGCAGCTACATCGCCTTGATCGCCATGGCCATTCAGCAGAGCCCCGCGGGGAGGGTGACCCTGTCCGGCATCTACGACTTCATCATGCGCAAATTCCCCTATTACCGCGCCAACCAGCGCGCCTGGCAGAACTCCATCCGCCACAACCTGTCCCTCAACAGCTGCTTCGTCAAGGTGAGCGCCGCCCCCGACGGGCCCCGGGTGTCCCCGCGTGGCGACACCTGCGCCAGGGCCTCGGTGGCGGGGAGGGGAGGTCCGTCCTCAGCCCACGGGGCCGCCTCCACCTGCGCAGTGCGCCACCCTCACCCCTGTCCAGGGCTCCCCGAGGGGACAAGGCGGGCGGGCGCACAGCGCAGCGGAGCcgctcccagcccctccctccgCGCGCGCAGGTGCCGCGGTCCGAGGGCCACGGGAAGGGCAAAGGCAACTACTGGACGTTCGCGGGCGGCTGCGAGTCGCTGCTGGACCTCTTCGAGGACGGCAACtaccggcggcggcggcggcggcgcggcccCAAGCGCGAGGGGCCGAGGGGTCAGCGCGCGGGGGGCGCCCAGGAGCCGTCGGGTCCGCCCGAGCCCCCCGCCGCTCAGGAGCCCCTGGCCCCGGACAGCGCTGGCGAGGGCGCCCCGGGCCGTGAGCCCCCCGCCAGCCCCGGCCCCCCGGGGAAGGAGCACCCCCGGGATCTCAAGTTCAGCATCGACTACATCCTGTCCTCCCCAGACcccttccctgggctcaagcctccctGCCTCGCACAAGAGGGCAGATACCCACGGCTGGAGAACGCGGGCCTCCACTTTTGGACAATGTGATGTGGAGCCACCCTGGGGGCccctgcagtccagtctggggcTTCCCCGGACCCTCCCTGGAAAGATGATTCCAGCCCCACCTTCAGCCAGGAAGCCAGAGTTGGGCAAATCCTACAATTTCTCCTGCAGACAGAAGGTCAGGTGCCACACCAGGCCTGGACTGGGGGGACAGGCGGAGGTGGAGCTCGTTAAAGGTATAGACTGTGAGGTTGTGACTTGACCTGTTGGGAAAACAGTTCTCTTGCAGGGCAAAACCCCACTGGCTTCCGGTTTTACCTAAGAGTTTGCTCTGGACTGACCCAGTGCTCTTGCTCTGAGGAATAAACACAGGGTCATGTTCCCTGGAGTCGGGAGATATTTCATTCCTCAGTCACTTGAGGGTGAGTTTTCTAGGCAGCCACACCCCAAAAGCCACAAGTGCCCAGCGTGCGGTCGGTGGGCTGGTTCACATCGTCCCCATGGTTAAGATAACAGTGGTAAGGCACCAACCGTGAAGAGAGATGGCAATTGGCCCCGTGAATCAGTCACCCCAAGGCTGATGATGGTGTCCGTGCTCGCGGAGACGGGATCGGAAGTGACAAATGTATCTTGCTGTGTCAGCCGAGTAACTGGGTGACAGTTTAAGAAATCCATTGTGATTTTTATACCAGGAGAGAGAAAGGCAAGGTGGGGCCCAGATTTGGGATGATACTGGGGCCAAGTCCAAATTTCTTGATTCTTCTGAGTAGGGGGTAAGCCCTGATTCAGGCACTTTCCATCAACTGGTTCCCCAAAAACTCAGGCACCCAGGAGAGCAGGCTGTTGATAAAATTCCTGCAACACCTCACAGTGCCCGGTGACAAGTATCCGAGGTGGGTGCACTCCACTTGAAATGCAAAGGATTTAATTACTGTGTAGAGACTGGCTTTCTAAAAACACAATTATGCACAGGGAAACTATTTGACCAGCCTTATCATTTTTTACCAGCCCATTTTTGCAGAGTTAATTGCATTCAGTGATTTAATTTGAACATTAGTATGGATTACACCTAATCTGATTCGCTTGGTGACAACGATTGGCTAATTTTGTGAACGGTAAAAACACACCCAATGATCCTGGCTGTCTCGTTTGGGAATTACATAGTCTTGCTCTATCGGACCCTTAAAAACAGGGGCTGGGCAGCCGTGAAGGCAGGCGGGCTGCAGAGACAGACCAGAACATGCAAAAGATGCTTGGCCCTGGCTTCGTCTCTATTCGAAAGAATCCAGGTATTCCCCCGCTCACCTGCCCTGTAAATAGACTCGACGTGTTTGGTTCACTGTtttgagaagagggaggaaggccATTGCGGACAGACGCTGTGAATGCCTGGCCCTGTGGTGATGCACGCACTCCCTGGCCTCCGGGCCCAGacaactgcagcctctgcctacaAGGGCACCCTTCGGCCAGGGAGAAGGAGCCAGAGCCCAGCCTCAAATGCCTGTTTCTGGAAGTGGAAATGAGGCTTGCAATGTGGACACCTCTCCTTTGCAAATGTCAGCTTCTGGTTTCCAGAACTCTCTGCTGGGAGAGCAGCCAGCGTTCCCGGTGCTCCCGCCACCCACCGGGTGTAGGATCCTAGGAGATGGGCGCTGCGGCTCTCACGCCCATTTCACGGATTGCAACCTGCATCACGGGCATGCAGCTCTGGGTTTGCTCCTCACCCCTTCCATGCTGGCTTGTACAGGCTACCAGCATGgcgtgtacacgtgtgtgtgtgtgtgtgtgtgtgtattgtggtGTGTGACCTGTGTCTGTCTGTACTCCTGTTATTTATATCCCTTCGCTGGTTGTGCTAAAAGCATAGATTTAAATCATACAAGATGTAATTTAGATGGTCTTAAGAGGCAGATGCTTCCATACATAAGTATATGGCAAAGAAAGTATCTGAAGATATATTTTTCTGCTACcaacagaggaaataaaatttacattttatcttttgattCCTGCACTTTTCGTAAGCAAAGCCTGAtttggaacaacaacaaaaccgcTTTTCCTAAACGCTGTTGGGGGCCTCAGAATAAGTCCAGGTCTTTATACCTCATCCTCTCTGAGAATATATTTGTGGCCAAAAGTAGACTCGACGCCCGGGAGAGGCAAGGGCGGAACTGGGGGAAATCTGTGTACTATGAGGTGTAGCATTTGTTTTGCAAAGGATatcaatcatatttttaaaagcaaagggaCATTTTCAATTTGCCAGTGTGTGATACCCTGCAACTTCAGAAAGGTTCCCAGCCCTTAGAGTGAATGGCATTTAATACCAGCAACATAACGGGGTGAGGGCTGGCTGTGACCTATTCAAATGTCGCCGCCACCATGCACACTTGCCCAACACAATTATAATTAAATACTTTATGCCTTTCTTGCAAATCCGCTGATTGATCATCGATATGTACATTACCCCCGCATTACCCCCGAGCAGATGTCTGCCACATGCGGGTTACGGATCACCAGGCTTCCATTAACAAAGCTGGGAGGTGCTGCCGAGCGGACGTTCAGGGGTGGTGTGTGCAAATGATTGTGCTTGGGACCAAAGTTCCCAGGCTGGGTGGCACCTGGGCCCTGAGCTCCTTTTCCCGAGACTTTAGGGTGCCCCTTCTCGCAGAAGCTGGGCAGAGACTCCTCCACCAAACGTCGCAGGGATGAGGGGATGGCCCCTGGTAGTTCCTGGAGGATGGAGAATCCCAGCCACGTTTATCCCTCCCTCCCACAGATAGAAGCAGGACAGCGGCAGATTTGAGAGCAACCACCAGGTCCCTGAGTGCAAACTGACCACAGATGagcccctcctccccactgctgAGTTGCTGGGTATAGCAGAGCAGCACCCCTCCAGAGAGGCCTCCTGGGCTGACACCTGCCCTTTGCACCCAGCTGAAATAAAACTCTTGGAATCTGCTGTCCATTGGCCCCTGGTCTGCCtgctggggaaggagagagaaaagcctCCTTTCTCTTCAAATTCCTCCCGTCCTTGATTGAGCAGGGTGGGggctgtttgtttattcattagcAAACATTCGTGAGCCCTGAGCTAGGAGCTGGGGCGCAaccatgaacccaagaggcacaGACTGCAGCCCCACAGCACACACGTGAAGTAGACAGGCAGCTTCTGCATGCTTGCAGAGCCCTGCACCAGGTTGTGTCAGGAAGGGAGCTCACAGGGCGCCGAGCAGAAGATAACTGAGTGTGCAAAGCGCATGGCCAGGCCAGGCTCTCAGGAGCGGAGGCTGTGACAGTGAGCTGCAACAACAAGCCAGGAGGAAAGGGCATTCCAGGTAGGGGGCAACctgtgccaagccctgtgctgGGAGCCAGAGGCCAGTGTGACCGGAAGGAGGGACAGGCAGGGATCCATGCACAGGAAGACCCCAGCCATGCCCGCACAGCCCCCAAGTCCAGGCCGGACTTACTATCTCTTTAGCCCTTGATATGCAGCTCCTGCATCTGCCTCCGTTTGTCCCTGTTCCTTCTGAGATGTCGAACTCCTGCACAGCCCAGAAGGACAATCACCTTCCATGGTCTGGGCGCTTGGCCTTGGCTAATGTGGCCtcagcacacaccacacactactcTTGCTCCTGTCCCCAAGCGTTTCTTCCTGGCCAGGTCCATCCTGTGCTCATGGAAGGTGAAGATGGTGTACAGAGGGTGGGGGTCTCCATGAGCCCCCTCCTCCTCAGTGTCGCTCGTGTCTTGCGTCTGCTCAACCAGGCCAGCTGCCCTGGAGGTCTTCGGCGGTGCTGGTTTCCCTGGGAGAGAGGGGCACCGGGCTGGGAGTCGTGCCACTGTGTGTCCTCAGCAGGGTCCTCTGTCCACTGGAGTCCGAGGCTCCTTGCCCGTGGCACGTGCTGTGCACAGCACCATCCAGGGCTTAGGCAAGAGGCTGTCAGCTGGACTCATGGGCCCTGGCCCAGCTCTGCACCCACCTCACGCCCCTGTGCATCTGCCTGGTCCTGGGACCCAGAAAGGGAAGGGACCAGCTCCCTAGGGTATAAAGGCCTGAGCTGGGCATCCCCGTGGAACCTGGCTTCCCACAGTCCCCAGGCCAGGGGGGCTCTCTGGGCACCTCCCTTCCTGGAAGCAGCCCCTGGACTCCCTGCCTCTTTCCCTGGGACCCCGTGGTCTGGCCCTGGGCACTGTCAGCTTCCTCATGGCCCCCTCCCATCTGACTGGCAGGCCAGGGGACAAGGACTTCCTCAGGATGGCACCTGGGCTGTGAGGGGCCAGAGGACACGGTCCCTGGTGGGCAGGGACGGGCACCAGGACACAGCTGGGTGTTTCCCGCCCGGATTCTTCTGAGAGGCCTGCACCGGCCTCCGCGCAGGGGTCTGGCAGCCCTCCCCTCTCTGTCTTGGTTTCCTCTGTGGTTCTGACTGGGTTTGGGGAGCAGGGGTGCCCCCTCTCCCATCACCCCAGGCTGTGACAGGGCTGGGCTCCTGAAATTCCTCGGTTCTAACTTTctggcccccagccctgccccagggccAGGCCAAGTTCATCTCCATGCTGAGGGCCTTGGAGTCTCTCCGTGTACACATTCCAGAGGAGGAACCCAAACGGGCTGTTTCTCACCAAAATATGAAACTGAAAACAAGCACAGGGCCTGCCTGAGGCTGCCTGCGGCCTGGGGACTCAGGGTCTGACTTTGCCCCTCCTGGCACTGCCTGACCACCCCTACACTCCCCAGGCTCCCCTTGGCCCCACGAGGCCCCACCTTGCACCCCCACATCCCTCCCCCAGGTCCTGCCCAGTCCCTCCTGGTGCCCTCAGCCCTGCCTGGTCCTCCTGGTCCATCTGGCTCCCCTTGGTCCCTCCTGGCACCTCCTGGTCCTCCTGGGTCTTTTCTGCCTCCTAGCCCCTCCCATtctccccccagcccctctcTACCCCAAATCTTACTGGCCCTGTGGCACCCCCAGGTCCCCAGGCCCCTTCTGGACCCCCAGCCCTTCCAGCCTTCCCCCCTGGCCCTTGAACTCCCCAACTGTCCTGGCTCCCCAGGCCCCTCCTGGCCCTGTCTGGTCCCTCTtgcacccccacccctcccaccctccccaagcACAGCTGGCCCCCAGCTGCCAGGACTCTGGGGGCCACTGGCGGCTTCATCAGACAGGAGACTGTGCTTTGCACTCAGGCCACTGCACCTGAAATAGCTGCACGTGTCCAGTGCCTCAGGCCACCCCTGGGGCTAGACTGAGGGTCTCACTGACAAAACTCTGCTAAAGATGGGACTCAGGGGAGCAAGGTTTTGAGGGTCTTTGGTCAGGCTGAGGTCCCACAGTAACTGTCTACTGAGAATGCCTGCCCCAGCATTGATGAAGGGACACGGGGCTGCGGGGTGGCAGGAGGAGGTGCTGGGAGGCAGTGGAGGGAGCACATTCAACCTTGAGAATTCTTCTCAGGCACACTTGTGGGTCACTTCCTCTCCTGCATACGGTGGGCGCCCTGCACACAGATGATGAGTAAATTCACAGGGTCCCGAGGAAGAAGCTTCTCTGAGGGGAGGAGATAGATGGGGAGGTCGTGTCATTCACAACTGTGCCACATCCCAGCAAGCCCAGGCCCAGTGTCCCGGAGTCAGCCCAGGAGGGCATCCTAATCCTGGTAGAAAGAAGGGCTGGTGTTTGCCGAGGGCTCTCCACTTGCTGGGCATGGTTCTGAGAACACTCACCCCACAGGACCCCACAGAGCCAGTAACACGACGCCCCCCCAGGGCACCGGTGAGGCTTGGAGAGGGTCACGTGCCTGGCCAGTGTGTGGAGGGGTCTGAGCTCAGGGGTCAGCAAATTGTCTGGAGGGACCCACAGGGTCAGTGTCGGAGCCCTGAGAGTGGCCGACAGCATTTGGAGGACGGGAGATGGTCCTCCAAGCACAGGTGCAGGTCCAAGGGCCCAGGGTCTCCACACACCCGAGCCTCTGGGGCTGTGCCACCACCTCGCGGGGCCCCCAGCTCTCCCCACTGAAAGGGGCGAGGTAATGACAGTCCAAGAGAGAACGGAGGTGCGGTCGCCTGCAGTGTAAGGCTCAGGGCTGTGGGGCCCCTTGGTGGGATGCTAGGGGCTGCCACTCTCATCTCCTCGGAGATGTGGTCCCCACTCCAGCAGGTGCAGAGGGAACCTCAGTCCAAGCTGACACGTCAAGAAGCTCGGTTCTCATGGCTCTGCTCTCCCACAGGGGTCCCGCCCTCCCCCAAGCCCCAACAGCCCTGTGAGCAGAGCACGGGGTGGACTCCACAGCACCATgatgcagaggaggaaactgaggctcagaggggcctCTCAGAGCCTGCTGGCGCAGAGGCTGGACTCGCCTGATCCCAGGAGCCCAGGATGCCCAGCCGAGGGCAGAACGACATCCTCTAACCTGGAAGTTAATGGGCACAGCTTCAAGGCCTCCTCCATCCCCTAGCTGTGTTTCTGTTCGACTCCTGAGCAAGTGTCAGAGACGGTGGGAACATTCTGGATCCCAGGAGTCCCGAATCGGGGTGTGGCTGTCTCCCCACGCACAGCCTAACCTCCCCCGGCTCTGGAACGTGGCTGGCCAGGACTCACTGCTGCGAGGTAGCCCTGCTTCTGGGGGACACCAACCACGCTCACCCCTCCCATGTCCACCAAGAGGGGCCTGGGGTGCCGCGCTTGCCGTAATTACACGAGAAACCCAGGAAAGGGAAGTGCACACAACCTATTACCTGTAATTTGATTTTGTTCTTCAGCCAAATTAACAGTCTATAAACATTTGCAAAATTACATGTTTTCATCCTGTGAGAAATACCAGGTGCCTCTTATGCAAATGTGCCCGGTCCTTGCGCTCTGCCATTCTAGAGAACGGCTCCTCAGAACCCAGCGCGGAGCTTGTCAAGCCAGGCCGTTCGTCGTGGATTGCAAATTAACAGGCCTCACATGCTTGTGTACAATTACATTCCCGCCAGCTTTAGGCAACTGTAGACCCAGATTCCAAATAAGATGTGAGTTCACTCAACTGAAACTTGCAGTATTAGATTTATAATAAACAAAGAGAGGTCACGCGGCGatgccatttttttaaaagaaaaggaaattgaatGACAGCACCTGAACTTGGCTCCACTTCCGCTCTGTGTCGGTGTGATTTCAGCATACGCCACACACTCCTGCTCCACGTGGGCCTGCAGTGGTCCCCGGTGGACCCTGTGTCGAGCGAGTCACGTTCAGCTTCCCCTGCACTCTGTGTGGAGCCTTCACCAGCCAATGGAGGCACACAGCTGGCAGCCACACCTGATGCCCGCCAGCTGCCCCCTCCAAGGCACCTGCCCCGAGCCAGGGCCGAGGGGGCCTTTAGGTGTCTGCACCAGCGGCTTCCAGCACCCACACTGCTTGCCAGGGAAAACCCGTCCCATCCTTCGGGACCGGCTAACAGGTCCTTCCTGCCCCCAGCAAGCCTGTCTCCAGAAACTCACCCACAATTGCTAATTCTCACCCAGGGACACCACCTCTGGATCCTAGCAAGAACCGCCGTGTTATTGTTCCCAAGTTTGGGGTAGGAAGAAGAGAGGGTTTGGACCAGCCCTCTCTTAAGACAGTTACCGGAATCAATTTGGTTccagaaagagcaagaaaaatcTGCCCACTCGTGCAATTCATTGTTTAACGTCATTGACAGATGTGATGCTTCTTCACAGGTTAGCGTGATGGAGCCGCAGGCCCTGTCCGCGCAACGCCGCTCCGTCCTGGGGCCGCATGCGGTGCTGGACAAACGGCAATGGACATGGTCAGAGTGAGGCCTGCAAGGGCCCTGCGCCGTGAGGGTACCCCGTCCAGTTCCGAGGCTCCTCATGCTCTCTCGATAGGTGCTTTGGCCACCAGTAACAGAAATCCTGGGTGATGACGGCATCAACAAATGCAGGAAGAAGTCTGGGGTGGGGCATAAGTCTCCTCCCTGGGGCAGTTTAATGTGTGAACCCAGCAGGAGGGATGAGGGCAGCCCCTGCCGTACATCCTGGGCCTCATCCACACAGGGAAGGCCAACTGCTTTAGCCAGAGGAAGACAGTACAGGAGGAAAGGCTGGTGCATttgggggagaggaagagggcagACGGGTTGCCCCCTCAAAGACACTGCGTCCAGGCAGAGGGCTCTGACAGGCAGGGCCTCGAGAAAGTTCTGCGAACCGTTTCACCCACAGCCTCCTTTGTTTCTAGCACCCAGGGAAGGTGCATTCAGGCCACAGAAGCCAGCAGGCCACAGGCTGGTGAGCCTGTTGATGGGAAGTTCTGGTGTTGAAAGAGTGTCTTGTGTATCATCCCGGGCGAGGTTCTGCAGAGGAGGAGGACTTTTCTTTGGGGACTCCCAACTGCCGCCAACTTATCACCCAGGGAGGCTGCAGGCAGAGAATACTCTCCTCTgacaagtggggaaactgaggcttgagagGGACCACAGGTTTAAAGCAGCCAAACCCAGGAATAAATCCAGCTCTTCAGATTCCCACCCCAGGCTGTTTCCAGACAGAGGAGGGAGAAGTGGTTTATTTCACCCAGTTCTCCCACTTGTCCCCAGGACCAGCAGGTCCCCTCCCTGGCGTCCTGAAGCCGCCTTGCGCCTGTGGCTGACCAAGTGCAGATGGGCCTGGCTGTCTACTGGGCCTGCTTTCATAGGCCTGAGATGCAAAGACAGAACATCACatggacatgcacacacacacacacgaacacacatgCACGTACATAGGCATatctgcacacacacagcacaccaacatacacacacacacacatgaacatgcACGCATGTACACAGACataacatacacacatgcacatatgcacccCAACATAGGCACATGACATGTGAGCATGCATGCATATACACAGACATACCCACATACATgcattcacatgcacacacacacgcccgtatgcacaagcacacacacatatagccacacacatgtgtgtgcacagtgCACGGCTATGCTTGGGCGAGTGAGAATGTTCCTCACTCTGTCTACAGGCTGGGAGAGAGAATGGGTCCTGCC
Above is a window of Nomascus leucogenys isolate Asia chromosome 20, Asia_NLE_v1, whole genome shotgun sequence DNA encoding:
- the LOC115831937 gene encoding forkhead box protein D3-like; protein product: MFDSSQYPYNCFNYDADGCPAGSSDEDKRLTRPAYSYIALIAMAIQQSPAGRVTLSGIYDFIMRKFPYYRANQRAWQNSIRHNLSLNSCFVKVPRSEGHGKGKGNYWTFAGGCESLLDLFEDGNYRRRRRRRGPKRE